A window from Salvelinus fontinalis isolate EN_2023a chromosome 8, ASM2944872v1, whole genome shotgun sequence encodes these proteins:
- the LOC129861308 gene encoding aerolysin-like protein, whose translation MATTLHLIGGGGGTSFEFHGMNNGATLKKIGVAVGGSQVKAVRAELTDGKVVTFGDANTFNEFEFNLGERITKLSLWGNGAGTRLGAIKFTTSQNRQFFEKMTSWELKTEYTIDVGSGICLGLQGRSGSDIDCMGFLFIKTIKSSVMTDMEYPTLSLFKPQVTPEYVKSVSHHNDSSLVLEKSISYSKTLTKTSSWSVSNKIESTLSVSVKAGIPDLVEVTSGFSLTVGVEQFTNLHKTETITESGTITVKIPPGKTIDVDITMGKANIDLDYRATVKVTCMNGSQLVFPSNGIYTGVTYTSVRMSTKER comes from the exons ATGGCAACCACACTGCATTTGATTGGTGGTGGAGGAGGCACTTCCTTTGAATTCCACGGCATGAACAACGGTGCCACCCTCAAGAAGATCGGAGTGGCGGTGGGAGGCTCGCAGGTGAAAGCTGTGCGGGCGGAGCTGACCGACGGGAAAGTAGTGACTTTTGGAGATGCTAACACTTTCAATGAGTTTGAGTTCAACCTCGGCGAGCGCATCACCAAGCTGTCTCTGTGGGGTAATGGCGCCGGCACACGTCTGGGTGCCATCAAGTTCACGACGAGTCAGAATCGTCAGTTCTTTGAAAAAATGACCAGCTGGGAACTGAAGACTGAGTACACCATAGATGTGGGGTCCGGAATCTGCCTGGGGCTGCAGGGCAGGTCTGGCTCGGACATCGACTGCATGGGCTTCCTCTTCATCAAAACCATCAAGtcgtctgtaatgactgacatggaGTATCCCACCCTGTCCCTCTTCAAACCCCAG GTGACCCCAGAATATGTGAAATCTGTGTCTCACCACAACGACTCCTCATTGGTTCTAGAAAAGTCCATTTCATACAGCAAGACCCTGACCAAGACTTCCTCCTGGTCCGTCAGCAACAAGATAGAATCCACATTGAGTGTGTCGGTCAAAGCGGGGATCCCAGATCTGGTCGAGGTGACATCAGGGTTCAGCTTGACCGTGGGAGTGGAGCAATTCACCAACCTGCATAAGACAGAGACCATAACAGAATCGGGTACCATCACCGTGAAGATCCCGCCAGGGAAGACCATAGATGTTGATATCACAATGGGGAAAGCGAATATCGACCTCGACTACAGGGCCACAGTCAAAGTCACCTGCATGAATGGCAGTCAGCTGGTCTTCCCATCCAACGGCATCTACACTGGTGTGACTTACACTTCAGTGAGGATGTCCACAAAGGAGAGATGA